In Amycolatopsis endophytica, the following are encoded in one genomic region:
- a CDS encoding MogA/MoaB family molybdenum cofactor biosynthesis protein — protein sequence MERSAQRLGRALVVIVDDRAAHGEHEDTSGPLVQELLEEAGFIVDGVVLVHADTVAIRNALNTAVIGGVDLVITVGGTGVSPRDVTPDATVGVLDRPIPGVGEALRSSGLAAGAVDAGISRGLVGVSGSTLVVNLAGSRAAVRDGMATLSSLVPYVIDQLSGLDES from the coding sequence ATGGAACGCAGTGCACAGCGGCTGGGCCGCGCGCTCGTGGTGATCGTGGACGACCGCGCGGCGCACGGCGAGCATGAGGACACCTCGGGCCCCCTGGTTCAGGAGCTGCTGGAGGAAGCCGGCTTCATCGTGGACGGCGTGGTGCTCGTGCACGCCGACACCGTGGCGATCCGCAACGCGCTCAACACCGCCGTGATCGGTGGCGTGGACCTCGTCATCACGGTCGGCGGCACGGGCGTGTCGCCGCGCGACGTCACCCCGGACGCGACGGTCGGTGTGCTGGACCGCCCCATTCCCGGAGTCGGTGAGGCGCTGCGCTCCTCCGGGCTGGCCGCCGGTGCGGTGGACGCGGGCATCTCCCGCGGCCTGGTGGGCGTCTCGGGCAGCACGCTCGTGGTCAATCTCGCCGGCTCACGCGCCGCGGTGCGCGACGGCATGGCGACGCTGTCCTCGCTCGTGCCCTACGTGATCGACCAGCTCTCCGGGCTCGACGAGTCCTGA
- a CDS encoding dihydrofolate reductase family protein → MAQSTPIRLYMSMSLDGYIAGPDDRPGQELGRGGGRLFDWLDHRLDPGPDGQIFSEALATGALISGRRTFELAGRWQGDHHDGVPIHVLTHHIDPADEPPGSAKFYTDVVAAATDARAAAGGRAVMVHGAGAAQALLAAGQLDELEVHLVPVLLGGGRRLFGAETAELRLVRSIEGQGVTHLRYQVLR, encoded by the coding sequence ATGGCACAGAGCACACCGATCCGCCTGTACATGTCGATGTCGCTGGACGGCTACATCGCCGGGCCCGATGACCGCCCCGGGCAGGAACTCGGACGCGGCGGCGGCCGTCTGTTCGACTGGCTCGACCACCGGCTGGACCCCGGCCCGGACGGGCAGATATTCAGCGAGGCGCTGGCCACCGGCGCGCTCATTTCCGGGCGGCGCACGTTCGAACTGGCTGGCCGCTGGCAGGGCGACCACCACGACGGCGTCCCGATCCACGTGCTGACCCACCACATCGACCCCGCCGACGAGCCGCCGGGCAGCGCGAAGTTCTACACCGACGTCGTCGCGGCCGCCACCGACGCACGGGCCGCGGCGGGCGGACGCGCCGTCATGGTGCACGGCGCGGGCGCCGCGCAAGCGTTGCTGGCGGCCGGTCAGCTCGATGAGCTGGAGGTCCACCTCGTCCCGGTCCTGCTCGGTGGGGGCCGCCGCCTCTTCGGGGCCGAGACCGCCGAGCTGCGGCTCGTCCGGAGCATCGAGGGCCAGGGGGTCACGCACCTGCGCTATCAAGTCCTCCGGTGA
- a CDS encoding sensor histidine kinase: MIEPSESFPDMLTHAWHILPFAMLFALPVVVAGGVVLYFLRRGSPATTLTVLVLIPVLSTLAGVLGVSGFMFTPALTTMLLVCLLVGVWTVPTAIVLGRAIGRRTVWEREARERERAAEAARRDLVAWISHDLRSPLAGIRAMAEALADGIVSEQREVADYAQRISGESERLSGMVNDLFELSRITAGALRLSLSAVPLRDVVSDALATQAPLAQQKQVRVRAEADAWPVVSGSDPELARIVQNLVSNAIRHTPPDGTVAVRVAVEGDDALLAVDDCCGGIPEDEITRVFDVAFRGTAARTPDRSGTAGGGLGLAIAKGLVEAHHGHIGVRNHGEGCRFEVRLPLAAG; this comes from the coding sequence GTGATCGAACCGAGTGAATCGTTCCCGGACATGCTGACGCATGCCTGGCACATCCTGCCCTTCGCGATGCTGTTCGCGCTGCCGGTCGTCGTCGCGGGTGGCGTGGTGCTGTACTTCCTGCGGCGTGGTTCACCGGCGACCACGTTGACGGTGCTGGTGCTGATCCCGGTGTTGTCGACGCTGGCCGGCGTGCTCGGTGTCAGCGGGTTCATGTTCACCCCGGCGCTGACGACGATGCTGCTGGTCTGCCTGCTGGTCGGCGTGTGGACGGTGCCCACGGCGATCGTGCTGGGCCGCGCCATCGGGCGGCGGACGGTGTGGGAGCGGGAGGCGCGTGAGCGGGAACGCGCGGCCGAGGCCGCGCGACGGGACCTGGTCGCGTGGATCAGCCACGACCTGCGCAGCCCGCTGGCCGGGATCCGGGCGATGGCCGAGGCGCTGGCCGACGGGATCGTGTCCGAGCAGCGCGAGGTCGCCGACTACGCGCAGCGGATCAGCGGCGAGAGCGAGCGGTTGTCCGGGATGGTGAACGACCTGTTCGAGCTGTCCCGGATCACCGCGGGAGCCCTGCGGTTGTCGCTGTCGGCGGTGCCGCTGCGCGACGTCGTCAGCGACGCGTTGGCCACGCAGGCGCCGCTGGCGCAGCAGAAGCAGGTGCGGGTGCGGGCGGAGGCGGACGCGTGGCCGGTGGTGTCCGGCAGTGATCCGGAGCTGGCGCGGATCGTGCAGAACCTCGTGTCGAACGCCATCCGGCACACCCCGCCGGACGGCACGGTGGCCGTGCGGGTGGCCGTGGAGGGCGACGACGCCCTGCTCGCGGTGGACGACTGCTGCGGCGGCATCCCGGAGGACGAGATCACCCGCGTGTTCGACGTGGCCTTCCGTGGCACGGCGGCACGCACGCCGGACCGTTCGGGCACCGCAGGCGGCGGACTGGGGCTGGCGATCGCGAAGGGCCTGGTGGAGGCCCATCACGGGCACATCGGGGTGCGCAACCACGGTGAGGGTTGCCGCTTCGAGGTGCGGTTGCCGCTGGCCGCGGGGTGA
- a CDS encoding class I SAM-dependent methyltransferase translates to MNGPFDAGLLGRHCRLELADGGHVDLPIQRWIRDPGEGDELLLTRCSGPTLDIGCGPGRLTAALAQRGVPSLGIDVSGTAVRLTRQRGGVALRRNVFERLPGEGRWRHALLADGNIGIGGEPVSLLRRVFEVLGPGGRALVEVDPPGRTVRRERVRIDGSPWFPWAWLGVDALTGVALAAGLRLTWTAAHGRRHFAELMRA, encoded by the coding sequence ATGAACGGTCCGTTCGACGCGGGGCTGCTGGGCAGGCACTGCCGCCTCGAACTGGCCGACGGCGGACATGTCGACCTGCCCATCCAGCGCTGGATCCGGGATCCCGGCGAGGGCGACGAGCTGCTGCTGACCCGCTGCTCCGGCCCGACGCTCGACATCGGGTGCGGCCCGGGGCGTCTGACCGCCGCGCTGGCACAGCGGGGCGTCCCGTCGCTGGGCATCGACGTTTCGGGCACCGCCGTGCGGCTGACCCGGCAGCGCGGCGGGGTGGCGCTGCGGCGGAACGTGTTCGAGCGCCTCCCCGGCGAGGGACGCTGGCGGCACGCCCTGCTGGCCGACGGCAACATCGGCATCGGCGGCGAACCGGTTTCCCTGCTGCGGCGGGTGTTCGAGGTGCTCGGCCCGGGCGGCCGGGCACTGGTGGAGGTCGACCCGCCCGGCCGCACCGTGCGACGGGAACGCGTGCGGATCGACGGCAGCCCGTGGTTCCCGTGGGCGTGGCTGGGGGTGGACGCGCTCACCGGGGTCGCGCTCGCGGCAGGGTTGCGGCTCACCTGGACAGCCGCCCACGGCCGACGTCATTTCGCGGAACTGATGCGGGCCTGA
- a CDS encoding sensor histidine kinase — protein sequence MSLRARVSLLAAACVAGVLALVSMGAYITVYNNLYQQVDDGLVQQANSVINDPQVVQTGGLRIPTYITRLVDVRFDLIVADGSSAFESAPSMRPPVSGDEREVASGQRASSFRTDQATDSRVLAVPYRYQPGVALVLSQPLDATKQTLRELAVVLALIGGGGIVVAALAGTAVARTGLRPVERLTSATEHIARTGDLRPIPISGDDELARLTHSFNVMLGAVADSQERQRQLVADAGHELRTPLTSLRTNLELLLSASRSGAPSLSEKDRADIEADIKAQLDELTQLIGDLVELARQDEPRTAFERVELVEVVERALDRARRRAGEIEFDVALQPWNVIGDAGALERAVLNLLDNAVKFSPDGSRVRVRMYPLGDGTAVIEIADSGPGIADEDLPRVFDRFYRSSEARTLPGSGLGLAIVKQAAERHGGVAYAGRAPEGGALLSLRLPGTPG from the coding sequence GTGCCTACATCACCGTCTACAACAACCTCTACCAGCAGGTCGACGACGGGCTGGTGCAGCAGGCGAACAGCGTCATCAACGATCCGCAGGTGGTGCAGACCGGCGGCCTGCGCATCCCCACCTACATCACCCGCCTGGTCGACGTGCGCTTCGACCTGATCGTCGCCGACGGCTCGTCGGCGTTCGAGTCGGCGCCGTCCATGCGGCCACCGGTCAGCGGTGACGAGCGGGAGGTCGCCAGCGGCCAGCGGGCGTCGTCGTTCCGGACCGACCAGGCCACCGACTCGCGGGTCCTCGCCGTGCCCTACCGCTACCAGCCGGGCGTCGCGCTCGTGTTGTCGCAACCACTCGACGCGACCAAGCAGACCCTGCGCGAGCTGGCGGTGGTGCTCGCGCTGATCGGCGGCGGCGGGATCGTGGTCGCCGCGCTCGCCGGCACGGCCGTGGCGCGCACGGGACTGCGGCCAGTCGAACGGCTGACTTCGGCGACCGAGCACATCGCACGCACGGGTGATCTGCGCCCGATCCCGATCAGCGGCGACGACGAACTGGCCCGGCTCACGCACAGCTTCAACGTGATGCTCGGCGCCGTCGCCGATTCCCAGGAGCGTCAGAGACAGCTGGTCGCCGACGCCGGCCATGAGCTGCGCACCCCGCTGACGTCCTTGCGCACCAATCTGGAGCTGCTGCTGTCGGCGAGCCGCTCGGGCGCGCCGTCGCTGTCGGAGAAGGACCGCGCCGACATCGAGGCCGACATCAAGGCCCAGCTGGACGAACTGACCCAGCTCATCGGCGACCTCGTCGAGCTGGCCCGCCAGGACGAGCCGCGCACCGCGTTCGAGCGCGTCGAGCTGGTCGAGGTCGTCGAACGCGCCCTCGACCGGGCCCGTCGTCGCGCCGGCGAGATCGAGTTCGACGTGGCGCTGCAGCCGTGGAACGTCATCGGCGACGCCGGTGCGCTGGAACGAGCGGTGCTGAACCTGCTGGACAACGCGGTGAAGTTCTCGCCGGACGGTTCGCGCGTTCGCGTGCGGATGTATCCGCTGGGCGACGGGACGGCCGTCATCGAGATCGCCGACTCCGGCCCCGGCATCGCCGACGAGGATCTGCCGCGTGTGTTCGACCGCTTCTACCGCTCGTCGGAGGCTCGCACGCTGCCCGGTTCCGGTCTGGGACTGGCGATCGTCAAGCAGGCGGCCGAACGGCACGGCGGAGTGGCCTACGCCGGCCGCGCGCCCGAGGGCGGTGCGCTGCTGAGCCTGCGGCTGCCCGGCACACCCGGCTGA
- the galT gene encoding galactose-1-phosphate uridylyltransferase yields MKRTLRHLADGREIIYFDEGEDTAPRTAEDTRDLPAVAASSEIRLDPLTGEWVAMAAHRQTRTYKPPADLCPLCPSKPGKPSEIPEPDYDVVVFENRFPSFEEGASGPQSTLDDLGLVRTAPGKGRCEVVCFTSDHNGSFAGLSASRVRTVVDAWADRTAALSGIDGLEQVFPFENRGEEIGVTLSHPHGQIYGYPFVTPKTRRMLDVARAYSEEHGRHVLGDVLAAERQVGTRVIAEGRHWTAFVPPAARWPVHVQIVPHRQVPDIPALTGAERDDFAEVYLDVLRRCEKLYDRPLPYIAGWHQAPVRIDRELGWLHFELFSILRAPDKLKYLAGSESGEAVWINDATPEQIAQRLRAAG; encoded by the coding sequence GTGAAGCGGACGCTTCGCCACCTTGCCGACGGCAGGGAGATCATCTACTTCGACGAGGGCGAGGACACCGCGCCGCGGACCGCCGAGGACACGCGTGACCTGCCCGCGGTGGCCGCCAGCTCGGAGATCCGCCTCGACCCGCTGACCGGCGAGTGGGTCGCGATGGCCGCGCACCGGCAGACCCGCACCTACAAGCCGCCCGCCGACCTGTGCCCGCTGTGCCCGAGCAAGCCCGGCAAGCCCAGCGAGATCCCCGAGCCCGACTACGACGTGGTCGTGTTCGAGAACCGCTTCCCCTCGTTCGAGGAGGGTGCGAGCGGTCCTCAGTCCACACTGGACGATCTCGGTCTGGTGCGGACCGCGCCGGGCAAGGGGCGCTGCGAGGTCGTCTGCTTCACCAGTGACCACAATGGATCGTTCGCGGGCCTGAGCGCGTCGCGGGTGCGGACCGTCGTCGACGCGTGGGCCGACCGCACGGCGGCGCTGTCCGGGATCGACGGCCTCGAACAGGTCTTCCCGTTCGAGAACCGGGGCGAGGAGATCGGTGTCACGCTGAGCCACCCGCACGGGCAGATCTACGGCTATCCGTTCGTCACCCCGAAGACCCGGCGCATGCTCGACGTGGCCCGCGCCTACTCGGAGGAGCACGGCCGTCATGTCCTCGGCGACGTCCTCGCCGCGGAACGCCAGGTGGGCACGCGCGTGATCGCGGAGGGCAGGCACTGGACCGCGTTCGTCCCGCCGGCCGCGCGGTGGCCGGTGCACGTGCAGATCGTGCCGCACCGGCAGGTTCCGGACATCCCCGCGCTGACCGGCGCCGAGCGCGACGACTTCGCCGAGGTCTACCTCGACGTCCTGCGCCGCTGCGAAAAGCTCTACGACCGCCCCCTGCCCTACATCGCCGGATGGCACCAGGCGCCGGTCCGGATCGACCGCGAGCTGGGCTGGCTGCACTTCGAGCTGTTCTCGATCCTGCGTGCGCCGGACAAGCTGAAGTACCTGGCGGGGTCGGAATCGGGCGAAGCGGTCTGGATCAACGACGCCACGCCGGAGCAGATCGCGCAACGCCTCCGCGCGGCGGGCTGA
- a CDS encoding glycosyltransferase family 2 protein yields the protein MDVILPCLNESGALPGVLAALPSGSRAIVVDNGSTDGSAEVAAASGAKVVFEPRRGYGAAVHTGLEHATSDLVAFLDADGSLDPAQLTELQAEVSRGADLAAGRRRPVPGAWPWHARAGNALLAALLRRQGLPVHDIAPMRVARRRALLDLGVRDRAFGYPLELLVRAGRAGWSVREVDVTYRPRTAGKSKVSGSVRGTLRAARDMGRVLRG from the coding sequence GTGGACGTCATCCTGCCCTGCCTGAACGAGTCGGGCGCGCTGCCCGGCGTGCTGGCCGCACTGCCATCCGGTTCCCGGGCGATCGTGGTCGACAACGGGTCGACCGACGGTTCAGCCGAGGTCGCCGCCGCGTCGGGCGCGAAGGTCGTCTTCGAGCCGCGCCGAGGGTACGGCGCGGCCGTGCACACCGGACTGGAGCACGCGACGTCGGATCTCGTCGCGTTCCTGGACGCCGACGGGTCGCTCGACCCCGCGCAGCTGACGGAGCTGCAGGCGGAGGTGTCGCGGGGGGCCGATCTCGCCGCGGGACGCCGCCGTCCGGTGCCGGGCGCGTGGCCGTGGCACGCGCGGGCGGGAAACGCCCTGCTCGCGGCTCTGCTGCGGCGACAGGGGCTGCCGGTGCACGACATCGCGCCGATGCGGGTGGCCAGGCGGCGGGCGCTGCTCGACCTCGGCGTGCGGGATCGCGCGTTCGGGTACCCCCTGGAGCTTCTGGTGCGCGCCGGCCGGGCAGGCTGGTCCGTGCGCGAGGTGGACGTGACCTACCGGCCGCGGACGGCGGGGAAGTCGAAAGTGTCCGGTTCGGTGCGGGGCACGCTGCGCGCGGCGCGCGACATGGGGCGGGTGCTGCGCGGATGA
- a CDS encoding S1C family serine protease — protein MTENDPSAPHDGGAQRDPGTPQSPEDAKTPPRGTPLGSGLQQQPSPWSAQGAAQQAAQPTPYQAGGQHQTGESAGQQTGGYPWAPPGSPQQSHSPYATAAMTAPSVPQQRRGPGKLVAGVAALALLVGGGAGAAGGYLTAQNSGGGSSYNALDQPAPAQQTTTAQAGSVEAVAQKLSPSVVELQVSGQGAQGEGSGFVLSTDGYILTNNHVVEVAADGGSIQAVFQDGTKANASIVGRDPTTDIAVVKVSGVRNLTPVTLGNSDNMSVGQPVVAIGSPFELAGTVTSGIVSALHRPVQAGGSEDDQTTVMSAIQTDAAINPGNSGGPLANLQGQVIGINSAIYSPQSSSGMGQTEATNAGIGFAIPINQARRTAQEIIDTGKATQTYIGASVSDAQQGGAQIAGVQSGSPSEQAGLKQGDVVTKVEDLVIKDADGLIAAVRTRAPGDKVTFTLSDGRTVQVTLGGQAVPTN, from the coding sequence ATGACCGAGAACGACCCCAGCGCACCGCACGACGGCGGTGCCCAGCGGGACCCCGGCACGCCGCAGTCGCCGGAGGACGCGAAGACGCCGCCGCGCGGAACGCCGCTCGGCTCCGGACTACAGCAGCAGCCGAGCCCGTGGTCGGCGCAGGGTGCCGCGCAGCAGGCCGCCCAGCCCACGCCGTACCAGGCCGGTGGGCAGCACCAGACGGGCGAGTCCGCCGGGCAGCAGACCGGCGGTTATCCGTGGGCGCCACCGGGTTCGCCGCAGCAGTCGCACTCGCCGTACGCGACCGCGGCGATGACGGCGCCGTCGGTTCCGCAGCAGCGTCGCGGGCCGGGCAAGCTCGTGGCCGGTGTCGCGGCGCTCGCGTTGCTGGTCGGCGGTGGGGCAGGTGCCGCCGGGGGGTACCTGACCGCGCAGAACAGCGGCGGCGGCTCGTCGTACAACGCGCTCGACCAGCCCGCGCCGGCACAGCAGACGACGACGGCGCAGGCCGGTTCGGTCGAGGCGGTGGCGCAGAAGTTGTCGCCGAGCGTTGTCGAGCTGCAGGTTTCGGGACAGGGCGCCCAGGGCGAGGGGTCCGGGTTCGTGCTGTCGACGGACGGCTACATCCTGACGAACAACCACGTCGTCGAGGTCGCCGCGGACGGCGGGTCGATCCAGGCGGTGTTCCAGGACGGCACCAAGGCGAACGCGTCGATCGTGGGCCGCGACCCGACCACGGACATCGCCGTGGTGAAGGTCAGCGGAGTGCGGAACCTGACGCCGGTGACCCTGGGCAATTCGGACAACATGAGCGTCGGGCAGCCGGTGGTGGCGATCGGTTCGCCGTTCGAGCTGGCCGGGACGGTCACGTCGGGCATCGTGAGCGCGCTGCACCGGCCGGTGCAGGCCGGCGGCAGCGAGGACGACCAGACGACGGTGATGAGCGCGATCCAGACCGACGCGGCGATCAACCCCGGTAACTCGGGAGGCCCGCTGGCGAACCTGCAGGGCCAGGTCATCGGCATCAACTCGGCCATCTACAGCCCGCAGTCGTCCAGCGGAATGGGCCAGACCGAGGCGACGAACGCCGGTATCGGTTTCGCGATCCCGATCAACCAGGCGAGGCGCACGGCCCAGGAGATCATCGACACCGGCAAGGCGACGCAGACCTACATCGGCGCGAGCGTCAGCGATGCCCAGCAGGGCGGCGCGCAGATCGCGGGCGTGCAGTCGGGCAGCCCGTCCGAGCAGGCGGGCCTGAAACAGGGCGACGTGGTGACGAAGGTGGAAGACCTCGTCATCAAGGACGCGGACGGCCTCATCGCGGCGGTGCGGACCCGCGCCCCCGGCGACAAGGTGACGTTCACGCTGAGCGACGGGCGGACGGTCCAGGTGACCCTGGGCGGTCAGGCGGTGCCGACCAACTGA
- a CDS encoding NAD-dependent epimerase/dehydratase family protein, with product MRVLVTGGAGFIGSHVADLLNASGWDVVVLDDLLPQAHGGEEVPGYTTAHRFVRGAVTDAALLRELLSEVDVVCHQAAVVGHGLDPADAPTYALHNDYGTAVLLAGMYAAGLTRLVLASSMVVYGEGRYRCPEHGVVAPAARPPSAIENGRFEPPCPRCGADLEPLLVPEDAPLEPRSTYAATKLAQEHLAGAWARQTGGHVWALRYHNVYGPRMPRNTPYAGVAALFRSALERGEPPTVLEDGRQRRDFVHVEDVAEANLLALKTPGQPGELTPVNVCSGTPHTVGELATELARAYGGPAPVVAGGARSADVRHVVADPARARELLGFTARIPFDEGITSFAAAPLRV from the coding sequence GTGCGCGTACTCGTCACGGGCGGAGCCGGGTTCATCGGTTCCCATGTCGCCGACCTCCTGAACGCCTCCGGCTGGGACGTCGTGGTGCTCGACGACCTCCTGCCCCAGGCCCACGGCGGCGAGGAGGTACCCGGCTACACCACGGCTCACCGGTTCGTGCGAGGCGCCGTCACCGACGCGGCGCTGCTGCGCGAGCTGTTGTCCGAAGTGGACGTCGTCTGCCACCAGGCGGCGGTGGTCGGGCACGGCCTCGATCCCGCCGACGCGCCCACCTACGCCCTGCACAACGACTACGGCACGGCGGTGCTGCTGGCCGGGATGTACGCGGCCGGGCTGACCCGGCTCGTGCTGGCGTCGTCGATGGTCGTCTACGGCGAGGGCCGCTACCGCTGTCCCGAACACGGCGTCGTCGCGCCCGCGGCCCGTCCCCCGTCCGCCATCGAGAACGGGAGGTTCGAACCTCCGTGCCCCCGGTGCGGCGCCGACCTCGAACCGCTCCTCGTGCCCGAGGACGCACCACTGGAGCCGCGCAGCACCTACGCCGCCACGAAGCTGGCGCAGGAGCACCTGGCGGGCGCCTGGGCACGGCAGACCGGCGGGCACGTGTGGGCGCTGCGCTACCACAACGTGTACGGGCCGCGCATGCCCCGGAACACGCCCTACGCGGGGGTCGCCGCGCTCTTCCGCTCGGCACTCGAGCGGGGCGAGCCGCCGACCGTGCTGGAGGACGGCCGCCAGCGCCGCGACTTCGTGCACGTGGAGGACGTCGCCGAGGCGAATCTGCTCGCCCTCAAGACGCCAGGGCAGCCGGGAGAGCTGACGCCGGTCAACGTCTGTTCCGGTACACCCCACACCGTCGGCGAGCTGGCCACCGAGCTGGCCCGCGCATATGGCGGACCGGCACCGGTCGTCGCGGGCGGCGCCCGCTCCGCCGACGTCCGCCACGTGGTCGCCGATCCCGCCCGCGCCCGCGAGCTGCTGGGCTTCACCGCGCGGATCCCCTTCGACGAGGGCATCACGAGCTTCGCCGCGGCACCGCTGCGCGTCTGA
- a CDS encoding response regulator transcription factor, translated as MSENGRILVVDDDETVRDVVRRYLEAGGFSVELAGDGVDGLRRFGEREPDLVVLDVMMPGLGGLEVCRRMRETSQVPVVLLTALGEEEDRIAGLRLGADDYVTKPFSPRELALRVSSVLRRARLPAREPVGSVLVDGGLRLMPDAHQAVLDGRVLPLTTREFDLLAYFLAHPGTAFSREELLEKVWGWSFGDQSTVTVHVRRLREKIETDPAKPARIATVWGVGYRYDPVQP; from the coding sequence GTGTCTGAAAATGGCCGGATCCTCGTGGTCGACGACGACGAGACGGTCCGTGACGTGGTGCGGCGGTACCTGGAGGCGGGCGGGTTCAGCGTCGAACTGGCCGGTGACGGCGTCGACGGGTTGCGCCGCTTCGGCGAACGCGAGCCGGACCTCGTGGTGCTCGACGTGATGATGCCCGGGCTCGGCGGACTCGAGGTGTGCCGCCGGATGCGGGAGACCAGCCAGGTCCCGGTGGTCCTGCTGACCGCGCTCGGCGAGGAGGAGGACCGGATCGCGGGGTTGCGGCTCGGTGCGGACGACTACGTGACCAAGCCGTTCAGCCCGCGCGAGCTGGCGTTGCGGGTGTCCTCGGTGCTGCGGCGCGCCCGGCTGCCGGCGCGGGAGCCGGTGGGGAGCGTGCTCGTCGACGGTGGGTTGCGGCTGATGCCGGACGCGCACCAGGCGGTGCTCGACGGGCGGGTCCTGCCGCTGACCACCCGCGAATTCGACCTGCTGGCGTACTTCCTGGCGCATCCCGGGACGGCGTTCTCCCGCGAGGAGCTGCTGGAGAAGGTCTGGGGCTGGAGCTTCGGCGACCAGTCCACCGTGACCGTCCACGTGCGACGGCTACGGGAGAAGATCGAGACCGACCCGGCGAAACCGGCGCGCATCGCGACGGTGTGGGGCGTCGGCTACCGCTACGACCCGGTGCAGCCGTGA
- a CDS encoding TIGR04282 family arsenosugar biosynthesis glycosyltransferase: MTEAFCVLVVAKAPVPGFAKTRLCPPATPRQAAEIAAAALLDTLDAVAATPGAVPVVASTGDFTRAAHNDQLDRSLSEMRVLQQRGDSFGERLANAHADAAAACPGLPVLQIGMDTPQVTAELLTASARGLLGRDAVLGRAEDGGWWALGLRDPCKARVLADVPMSRPDTGDRTHAALAGAGLAPAPLRVLSDVDTMSDARRVARQCGGRFPRAVAAVGR, translated from the coding sequence ATGACGGAGGCGTTCTGCGTGCTCGTGGTGGCCAAGGCGCCGGTTCCCGGGTTCGCGAAGACGCGGCTGTGCCCGCCGGCCACGCCGCGGCAGGCCGCCGAGATCGCCGCGGCCGCGCTGCTGGACACGCTCGACGCGGTCGCCGCCACCCCGGGAGCCGTTCCGGTGGTCGCGTCGACCGGCGATTTCACCCGTGCGGCGCACAACGATCAGCTGGACCGGTCGCTGTCGGAGATGCGGGTCCTCCAGCAGCGCGGTGACTCGTTCGGCGAGCGGCTGGCGAACGCTCATGCCGACGCGGCGGCGGCTTGTCCCGGCCTGCCGGTGCTGCAGATCGGGATGGACACACCGCAGGTCACGGCCGAACTGCTGACGGCTTCCGCGCGGGGGCTGCTGGGACGGGACGCGGTACTGGGGCGCGCCGAGGACGGCGGCTGGTGGGCGCTGGGCCTGCGTGACCCGTGCAAGGCCCGCGTGCTCGCCGACGTGCCGATGTCCCGGCCGGACACGGGCGACCGGACGCACGCCGCGCTGGCCGGCGCCGGTCTCGCACCCGCCCCGCTGCGCGTTCTGTCCGATGTGGACACGATGTCCGACGCGCGGCGGGTCGCGCGCCAGTGCGGGGGCCGGTTCCCGCGCGCGGTCGCGGCGGTGGGCCGATGA
- a CDS encoding DeoR/GlpR family DNA-binding transcription regulator: MLARQRQAMILEEARRTGAVRVSDLVSRLGVSDMTIRRDLDVLAGRGLVEKVYGGATAVVGPSTDEPGFEAKSVRQRAQKEAIATAAAELVRPGTAIGLSAGTTTWTLARALGDVPGLTIVTNSIQVADVLRASTAPDRTVVLTGGVRTPSDALVGPVAVHSLRRLHLDLVFLGVHGVAEGPGFTTPNLTESETDRALVEAGRRLVVLADSSKWGVVGISTIAELDEAHVVVTDDGLGEAARDVLAEHVGELKVAPVNEDTEEE, encoded by the coding sequence GTGCTGGCGCGGCAGCGGCAGGCGATGATCCTCGAAGAGGCTCGGCGGACCGGCGCTGTCCGGGTGAGTGACCTGGTCAGCAGGCTCGGCGTGTCCGATATGACCATCCGCCGCGATCTGGACGTGCTCGCCGGGCGCGGTTTGGTGGAAAAGGTCTACGGCGGCGCGACCGCCGTGGTCGGCCCGAGCACCGACGAGCCGGGGTTCGAGGCCAAGTCCGTGCGGCAGCGGGCCCAGAAGGAGGCCATCGCGACCGCCGCGGCTGAACTGGTCCGGCCCGGCACGGCGATCGGCCTGTCCGCGGGCACCACCACATGGACCCTCGCCCGCGCTCTCGGGGACGTGCCGGGACTGACGATCGTCACGAACTCGATCCAGGTCGCCGACGTGCTCCGCGCGTCGACCGCGCCGGATCGCACCGTCGTGCTCACCGGTGGCGTCCGCACGCCCTCCGACGCGCTGGTCGGCCCGGTCGCGGTGCACAGCCTGCGCCGCCTGCACCTGGACCTGGTCTTCCTCGGCGTGCACGGGGTGGCCGAGGGCCCGGGGTTCACGACGCCGAACCTGACCGAGAGCGAGACCGACCGGGCGCTCGTGGAGGCCGGGCGCCGGCTCGTCGTGCTGGCCGACTCCTCCAAATGGGGGGTCGTCGGCATCTCCACCATCGCCGAACTGGATGAGGCGCACGTCGTGGTGACCGACGACGGCCTCGGAGAGGCGGCGCGTGACGTCTTGGCCGAGCATGTGGGTGAACTGAAGGTCGCACCCGTCAACGAGGACACGGAGGAAGAGTGA